ATGACAAATTTTAAGACTGAttgtagaaatttaaaaataaatgaaaatattgaaaaaatcataatttaatgaTAGAATAATGATTTAGTCGTGTTGGATTGAAATTAGAATAGAAAAGATTGGAAGGGTAATTAGAGGATGGGTGATAtcataataataaaattgaatcaAAACCATGATTTTATGAGTCTCAATCTCACCTAATATAGTTTCTAGACAACTAGTTCTAGTAGTAGTAGTTAAActgattttatattataataataaaagttctgttttaatttaatttaatttatgagATTAAGATTAGTTTCACATCCAAGTCAACATTCGAACCTCCACATCGGCCCATGTTCTCTCTACCAACTTCTCCACTTGTTCTTCATCTATTATTTTCTTCACTATTATATTTCCCTATCAAGTCTAcatttttataccatttttatttttttcattttggatGATAAAGATATCGTCacaattatatatatgtgtgttttattgaaaaatatgtgatttttaaaaatcaaatttaatttaaattattggaAGAATAAATTTCTTAGATTATCAAAATTAACATATATGCATTTTCATGTtcatttaatgatttattttcgGGTTTATGACTATCTCTTTCAATAATATTGTCTTCAATGTTCAAATCTTGTTCTCCCTTGAAAGTTCAAAATGTCTTTGCAAGTATTAAATTTAGAGAAGTGTTTGTTACATACTTATAACAACATTTGAGACACTTATAATAACATTTGAACTttagataaattttaaattgttgaaattattaaattaaaaattatagtatattaataatattaattgatGTGTCATGAAACcaactaaaaattttattaaagcaaatgcacctatcaattaatagtatagctacggtgagcaAATATATCGTTCCCACGAGGGCtacaagtactagtaattaccgtcaTCTATTATTTAACTGAATAATTCGATtgattgattaaaaactaaaaataactaatttaattaactacGAACGCGACAAAGAACAAAACACGAAAATAATCGATTACCAACCAATAAGCaaaacaatacccaagaaagaattcaCATAGATTTTCtctgtcattatcaatctaaattacacaatttctttattTAGCACATTAATCTGCAGAAATTCCTAAATTAtactaatatctctttcgagcataAGAGCAATTaactctaagttgattaattgaaatttctttctaattaaaacccatatTATTGCATTCACTCATGCTATGGATtctcctattagatttgactctaatctggtagatttatgttgtcttatttctagaattgcatgcaactccactcaattaagTAAGACCTACTCTTAAACAGGAGCTATTCAACCAccaatttaagcacaacagacataaatcaataatctaGATATATTAAACCTAGAATTAAGCACATATAATTGAGAAAAAGAAACTAAGCATTTATtacgtaaaataaaaatcaaacgacAGAATCCATCATAGGATTCATCTcattaggtatttagaaaattaattcatgcttgaaaataaaaacatccaagAGACATTATaaccaaaaaaaataaagaaactcatgataacTTCCTAAGAAATCAACTAGAAATTTTCAATCTTGACGGAAATATGCTTCCAAGTTGGCTTCAATGGtatttttcgagttgttttcttgaatattctctAATGACTCactcctatcttcttatttttgtcatatatacatattagaatgCTCGAAAAACCGACATGGCctcccacacgcttgtgtgagtcacacggtcgtgtggtttggccgtgtggaaTGATTCATCCTAAGTGGCTCCTGCAACTTGCTCCTATGCTCTGGTTTTCGCTCCTTTTACTCTCAAGTGTTCtattaagcattaaaacataaatttaaaggattaggagtataaaattcacaattaacatcgaataatcacccaaaaacgtgttaagaatgaggttaaaacatgttacttttaacaCTTATCATTAATCAGTGAGATTTAGATCAtatctttaataaaatttataaatataattttatttattagagattatttttataatataaattttaaatattttttaaaataatatcttaattaaaatttattattatttttatttcacttaaaaataTAACTAATTTCGGTAACATTTTAGATAAGAAATCGATAAAATAGTTAGTTACTTTTatagataaatatttttataaaaagtaaaagtaaaagtaaaaataaaacataaaatatcgaTTCCACAACATATTCCGCTATTATAATTAAATGTTGATATAAAAGTTGATTATTATAGAGAGAGGTGAGTCTTAACTCAATTAGCATCGATATTATTGTCAGAGCAGGAGGATGTGAGTCTAGTGCACTCAAGCACTCCCACATAAGAGTTAAGGAAGAATTATGAGTAGTTATAAGCATTGTATTAAAAAAAAATGAGTTTACCTAAATTGAGTAAAATAAGATTAATGGTTCCATCAAAAGAGCTGCTTGATACCTAAATTTTGTCAAACGTTGGAACATTTAATAAATATTGAAATGCAAACATTGAACCTGCAAACTAATAAAAGTTTGTTTGCAGTAGTACTCTCTACTTTAAGTGTTGATGATTATGTGGAATCATTTTCAAGGGAATTTAGTCGTTAATTTGTGAGCCAATTCCATTAGGTAAGTTAGGCAACCTCCAAAAATGCCAATAAATTCGATTGATCCTATAATGGTGAAATGAAATTTGAAAGGTGGAACTTGGGAAGGGGTATAGCTATCGAAAAGTTTGGGATTAATTTGATTCTAAGAATAACATATGTATAAACACAAACAGATTTTAtgtataacataatatatatattttatcgtAATTAGGTTAATTAAATTTTTGTATCGtgaatattttttttgaaaagataAACGATTGATATATGGAAAGGATAAATCAAGTAATTAATAGCATGGATGGTTGGGGGCTGATGGCGAAGATGATTAATGAATGGTTAGTTGAAAGATGGTACTACGGACAGTTAGTTTCTTAAGAGCTTTTATTAGAGGGGAAGGGATAGCCTACCCACCACTTCatcttttcttctttaacttctccTCCTCTCGTGGCTTATCCACTGCTAAATCAATATCAACCCCTTTCTCAGAACCACTCTAAACCATTTGTCCCCCATTAAAACTTCTTGAAAAAATGTGTTTTAAACTCTTAATAATGATgttcaattatttttaaaaaattttcaaagtgttgtttcttttatatatatattttttaaatgagGGTTATCATTTCTGAAATAACAACAAAAACACAAAGTTAAGGCAGAGGAATAACCCTTTTGAAGATCTGATCAATTATCATGAGTCTGACAAACCTCAACTTTTTTTCTTGGAAAAGAGAGGTAAAAACAAAATTGTAAAAGGTTTAAAAtgataaagaaaagaaagaataatCCAAATAAATGAAAAAACATTTGTTGAATAATGATCACCTGTATCATTACtctctatatatgtatataatcatACAAATTAGAGGTGATCAAACAGAAAATTAAAGGGGTTTTTTTAAAACTAAATAACAATCTCTTGGTCAATTAATTCTCTCCATTTCTGCTTAAGCTACATGgttaaaaaaagaaggaaaaaaaattccACATTTCCCTCTGAAACAATCATTTCATTTCCAAACTTCTGTAATCCAAGAAACCAGTTTTCAAGCCTAAGAAATCATAGGCAGTATTGGTGTTGTTgccactgctgctggcagcagtATCGATGCTGCAAATGCATTGTTTGCTGTTTTTAACTCCCAAACTGCAAAATAAACAGAGGGTTTTCCCTCCAGTTTTGAATGGATCTGCGTGCTGCTGGGTTTGATGGTAAGGAGGTGGGCTGATTCTTAGGTCCAAATTCAAGTCTGGACACCTTTCTTCAACTGCTGGGATTTTCTTCTCATCTGTCTCCACAAAACCATTGGGGCTATTCATCTTGTCATTTTCTTGTTTAACACCATTGAAGGATATTGTGGATGACACATCCTGATGAACACCTGCCTCACTCAGTGGCCTGTG
This window of the Gossypium arboreum isolate Shixiya-1 chromosome 12, ASM2569848v2, whole genome shotgun sequence genome carries:
- the LOC108477026 gene encoding myb-related protein 308-like, translated to MGRSPCCEKAHTNKGAWTKEEDDRLIAYIRAHGEGCWRSLPKAAGLLRCGKSCRLRWINYLRPDLKRGNFTEEEDELIIKLHSLLGNKWSLIAGRLPGRTDNEIKNYWNTHIRRKLLNRGIDPATHRPLSEAGVHQDVSSTISFNGVKQENDKMNSPNGFVETDEKKIPAVEERCPDLNLDLRISPPPYHQTQQHADPFKTGGKTLCLFCSLGVKNSKQCICSIDTAASSSGNNTNTAYDFLGLKTGFLDYRSLEMK